The window ACGCCATGCATGACAGCCTCACTCCCCTTGGAGGAATGGTTTCCATGTTCCTCATGCAGCTGGGTGAAATCGTATTCGGCGGCGTGGGAAGCGGACTTTACGGGATGCTCGCTTTTGTACTCCTCACCGTATTTATTGCGGGTCTGATGGTCGGCAGGACGCCGGAGTATCTGGGGAAAAAGGTAGACCCCTTTGATATGAAAATGGTGTGCCTGATCGTCCTGGTTCCTCCGCTTCTGACCCTTTTGGGAACTTCTGCCGCGGTATTAGCGCCTGAGGCCCGGTCATGGCTGACCAATTCAGGAGCCCATGGATTTTCGGAAATTTTATATGCCTTTTCATCCATGGCAAATAACAACGGCAGCTCCTTTGGAGGTTTTCAGGGGAATACCGTATTTACCAATGTATCAGGCGGGGTCATTATGCTGATGGTCCGCTTTATTCCCATGACGGCAGTTATTTTCCTTGCAGGGAATATGGCGCAGAAAAAGGCAGTTGCCGTCAGTGAAGGGACGCTGTCCACCAGCAATACCGTATTTGTCGGGCTGTTGATCGGAGTGATCCTCATCATAGGCGCCTTAAGCTTTTTGCCGGCCCTGGCCCTTGGCCCGATTGCTGATTTTTTAACAATCCAGTGATAGAAGGTGATTGAAATGGAAAAAAAGAGTATTGATAAAAGCATCTTTTATGATGCGCTGAAACAGTCCTTTGTAAAGCTGTCTCCCCGTGTGCAGGTGAAAAATCCTGTCATGCTGGTAGTTTATATAGGCGGGGTCCTGACCGGGGTTTTATATTTTCTTTCCTTTGCAGGGCTTAAGGATGAAAATTCCGGTTATACCTTAACCATATCGTTGATTTTATGGTTTACCGTGTTGTTTGCCAACTTTGCAGAGGCCATTGCAGAAGGGCGGGGGCGGGCCCAGGCAGACAGCCTTCGCAGCGCTAAAAAGGATGTAAAAGCGAAAAAGCTGAGCTCTCCCGCCAATACGGACGATTATACGGAAGTCCTTTCCAACACATTAAAGAAGGGCGATGTCGTATATGTAAAGGCCGGTGAGCAGATCCCAATGGATGGAGAAGTGATCGATGGGGCTGCCTCTGTGGACGAAAGTGCCATTACCGGAGAATCGGCGCCGGTCATCCGGGAATCAGGCGGGGACAGGAGCGCGGTCACAGGGGGAACCACCCTGGTGTCCGACTGGCTGGTCATTGAGGTGACGGCAGAGGCAGGAGAAAGCTTCCTGGATAAAATGATTTCCATGGTAGAGGGCGCATCCAGAAAGAAAACGCCCAATGAAGTGGCTCTGCAGATCTTGCTCATAACCCTTACCATTATCTTTCTGGTGGTAACGGCAGCTCTTCGGCCCTTTACCGGCTTTGCGAGCCTTCAGGCAGGGGGCGGTTCCGCCATTTCCATCACCAATGTCATAGCACTTTTGGTATGCCTTGCTCCTACCACCATAGGTGCTCTTCTTTCCTCCATCGGAATTGCCGGCATGAGCCGCTTAAATCAGGCCAATGTTCTGGCAATGAGCGGGCGTGCCATTGAAGCCGCCGGAGATGTGGATGTGCTGCTGCTTGACAAGACCGGGACCATTACCCTGGGAAACCGTCAGGCCAGCGAATTTCTCCCGGTCGGAACCGTTACGGAGCGGGAGCTTGCTGATGCGGCTCAGCTTTCATCCCTTGCGGACCAGACGGCAGAAGGCAGAAGCATTGTGGTACTGGCAAAGGAACGGTTTGGAATACGGGGCAGAGAGCTTTCAGCCCTGGGCGCGGCCTTTGTGGCGTTTACGGCAAAGACCAGGATGAGCGGCATTGACTACCAGGGCAATGAGATAAGAAAGGGCGCCGCCGATACCATCAAAGCATATGTGCTGGAAAAGGGCGGCAGATACCCTGAGGAATGTGAGAAGCTTGTAAAGCATGTTGCTGAGGCAGGAGGCACCCCTCTTGTGGTGGCAAAAAACCATCAGGTGATGGGAGTGGTTTATTTAAAGGACATCGTAAAAAACGGCGTAAAGGAACGCTTTGAGGATCTGCGGAAAATGGGCATCAAAACCGTTATGATCACCGGCGACAATCCCATGACTGCGGCGGCTATCGCTGCGGAAGCGGGAGTTGACGATTTTCTGGCAGAGGCAACGCCGGAAGCAAAGCTGGCCCTTATCCGCGATTATCAGGCAAAAGGCCATCTGGTGGCCATGACAGGTGACGGTACAAACGATGCTCCTGCCCTGGCCCAGGCAGATGTAGCGGTGGCCATGAACACAGGGACCCAGGCCGCAAAGGAGGCGGGAAACATGGTGGATCTAGATTCCAGCCCAACCAAGCTCATTGATATTGTCCGGATCGGCAAACAGCTTTTAATGACAAGAGGTTCTTTGACCACCTTTAGCGTGGCAAATGATGTGGCAAAGTATTTTGCCATTATTCCGGTGCTGTTCTTTGGTATTTACCCCCAGCTTTCGGCCCTGAATTTTATGGGGCTGACCAGCGCCAAAAGCGCCATGCTTTCCGCGATCATTTACAACGGGCTGATCATTATTGCCCTGATTCCTCTGGCTCTTAAGGGGGTAAAGTACCGGGAACTGCCTGCTGAAAAGCTTCTGAAACGGAACCTGCTGGTCTATGGCCTGGGCGGGATCTGCGCACCGTTTCTTGCAATCAAACTGATTGACATGATTCTGACCGCGTGCGGTCTTGCATAAGGGAGATGGAGACTATGAAAATCATGAAATTATTCAGAGCCGCGGCCGTATGCTTTGGCATCATGACCATATTGTGCGGCATCGTTTATACGGCAGCCGTTACGGGAGCTGCCCAGCTGTTATTTCCGGATCAGGCCAACGGCAGCATGATCGTTGTCACCCAAAAAGACGGGTCTCAAAAAGAGTATGGATCGGAGTGGATCGCTCAGGAATTTACAAAACCTCAATACCTGATAGGAAGGCCGTCAGGCGTGTCAAACCTCTCCCCTGTGGGAAAAGAACAGCAGGAGCTTGTTTCGGAGCGTATCAGCCGGTGGCATTCCTTTGACCCGGATAATAAGGCGGATATCCCCATGGACTTGGTTACAGCCTCAGGCAGCGGCGTTGACCCTCATATTTCCCCTGATGCGGCGGAATACCAGGTAGCAAGGATCGCGGCTGCCAGGAATATAACAGAAGATCAGGTGAGAAGCATTATCAGGACTTATACAAAAGGCCGTTTCCTGGGATTCATAGGCCAGCCGGCGGTCAATGTCTTACAGGTCAATTTAGCGCTTGATGGTTTGCTGAAACCGGAAAAAGTGGTATGATATGGGAATATAAAGGTGGTGGATGAATGGAACCATTGGATCACAGACCTGACCCTGACGCGATTTTAGAAGATATTTTGGTGCGTCGGGATCAAAGGCCGGGAAGATTAAAGATATTTTTTGGGTATGCTGCCGGAGTGGGAAAGACTTATGCAATGCTTGACGATGCCCATGACCGGTTAACAAGCGGGATCGACGTTCTGGTGGGGTATATTGAACCCCATACCCGTCCTGAGACCATGCAGAAGCTGCATGGTCTTCCGGTCCTTCCCCCGAAAACAGTATCATACCGGACCATGGAGCTAAAGGAGTTTGACCTGGATAAAGCTCTGGAGCGAAAGCCGGAGCTGATCCTTGTGGATGAACTGGCTCACACCAATGCAGAAGGCGGCCGGAATAAAAAGCGTTATCAGGACATTGAAGAGCTGTTGGGAGCAGGAATCGATGTTTATACAACGGTGAATGTCCAGCATATGGAAAGCCTCAATGATATGATTGAAAACATTACAAAGGTCAGGGTCCGGGAAACCGTGCCGGATTACATTTTTGACCGTGCTGAAAAGATTGAGCTGGTGGATCTTGCGCCGGACGAACTGCTGCGCCGTCTGGAAGAGGGGAAAATATACCGTCCTGAACGGGCGGAGGCTGCCGTCCAGAACTTTTTTACCCAGGAAAATCTACGGCTTTTGCGGGAAATTGCCCTCCGCTGTGCCGCGGACAAGATCAGCCTGGAAAATCAGAATGAGCGGAGCCTGTCTGATAAAATGGCAAATACCAAGCTGCTTGTCTGCATCGGTGCTTCTCCTTCATCGGCAAAATGCATCCGGTGGACAGCCCGGGCGGCGGAAGCCTTCCATGCAAGCTGGACCGCGTTGTATGTGGAGGATATAGGGAATGAGGATCTCACTGCGGAACAGCAGAAAACCCTTCGGTCCAACTTAGACCTGGCGGAAAAGCTGGGGGCAGAGACCGTCAACCTTACCGGCCATGATATTGCCGTTACCGTATCGGAATATGCAAAGCTTTCCGGAATCACAAATATTGTGGTGGGAAAAAGCAGAAATAAAAAGACACTTAAAAACCTGTTTGATATGGATTTTGAAGACAAGCTCATCTCTCTTTTGCCAAACATTGAGATTCATATTATACCGGGAAATACAGGCAGGCGAAGCTATAAAAAGCCCAAAAAAGGAGTAAGGTTTGAAACGTTCCATTTTTCCTGGGGGGATGCCATAAAAACCTTCTCCATTCTGGTGGCTGCCACTCTGCTGTCTTATGGAATCCGCAGGCTTGACATTATGAACCAGAATATTATTATGGTTTATATTTTTTCCGTTCTGCTGGTTTCCCGTATGACAGAAGGGTATTGGTACGGAATCATTGCTTCAGTAATCAGCGTGCTGACCTTTAACTTCTTTTTTACGGAACCCTATTTCACCTTTAATGCCATCCAGACCGGTTATCCCCTCACCTTTGCGATCATGCTTTTAGTGGCCCTGATCACCAGTGCCCTTACCGTGCGCATTAAGGCAGAAGCCCGGCTTGCCGTAAGGAGGGAACACCGCACGGAAATTCTGTATGAGATCAACAAAAGGCTTCTTGCCACCAGGGGCCTTGACCGGATCGTGGCACTTACAAATGATTACGTTGTCAAGCTGTTCGGACGTTCCATAATCTTTTTCACCGTTGACCCTGAACAGGGAGAGGACGGGGAAGTGGCCCAGGCATCGGATGACCTGGGTGCCTCTGTCTTAAACTCTGCCGATGAAAAAGCAGTCGCCCACTGGGTGTTCTTAAACCAGAAGCGGGCAGGAGCGGGAACTGATACCCTTATGGGAGCGGCGGCGTTTTATATGCCGGTGATCTCACAGGGAAAGGTTCTTGCCGTCTGGGGAGTTTCCTGCAAAAATGGAACCCTTGATCACAGCACCCGCCTGTTTTTGCGCATGATCGCTTCCCAGGTGGCAATGGCCTTAGAGCGGCAGCAGCTTTCTGATGAACAGCGAAACATCATGGTGGAATCGGAAAAGGAGAAGATGCGGAGCACCCTTTTGCGGGCCATCTCCCATGACCTTCGCACTCCCCTTGCAGGTATCCTGGGAGCCAGCTCTGCCATCCGTGAAAACGGGAAAACGCTTGACGAGAATACCCGGGACAGTCTGGTGGCCAACATACAGGAGGAATCCCAGTGGCTCATACGCATGGTAGAAAATCTCCTTTCCGTGACACGGATCAACGAGGACGCTTCCAATCTTACCAAAAGTCAGGAGGCAGCCGAGGAGGTTATCGGAGAAGCTGTCAGCCGGGTCAAAAGGAGATTTCCTCAAGCCCGGATCCTTGTCCATGTCCCTGAGGAATTCTTAGAGGTACCAATGGATGGGACCCTGATCGTGCAGGTGCTCATAAACCTTCTTGAAAATGCCATAAAATACTCTCCGGGGGATTCTCCCGTTGAGGTTTGCCTGGAGAAAGAAGGAGCATGGGCCAGATTCCAGGTGCTGGACAGGGGGAGGGGGATTCCCAATGAAGATCTTCCCCATTTATTTACAGGCTATAGGCCCAGTGAAAGCAAAAGTGCCGATTCCTCCAGAGGAATGGGGATCGGCCTGTCCATCTGCAAGACCATAGTAAGTGCCCATCAGGGAAGCTTAGAAGCGGAAAACAGAAAAGACGGAGGAACAATATTCCGCTTTACCCTGCCTTTGAAAGGAAGTGAATGAATATGGATATGAAACCAATGGTATTGATCATTGAGGATGAGGAGGCCATCTGCAATTTTATCTCTGCCATTCTTACCTCAAACGGTTATCAGGTGGTGAAAGCCAAAACAGGGAGGGAAGGGCTTTCCCTGTTCACCTCCCATGTTCCTGATATCATCCTTCTGGACTTAGGCCTGCCGGACATTGACGGAACAGAGATACTGAAAACCATACGCCAATGGTCTAAAACCCCTGTGATCGTTGTCTCTGCCCGGGGCCATGAGCGGGAAAAGGTGGCTGCCCTTGATTTTGGCGCTGATGATTATATTGTGAAGCCATTTGGAACCTGGGAACTCCTGGCCAGGATAAGGACAGCAATGCGGCACAGCCCCCAGACGGCCGGAGCGGAAGCTTCAGGAGAAGAAAAGGTCATCATCGGAAATCTGGAGATCGATTACAGCAAACGGGCGGTATACAAAGCCGGAGAAAAAATCCATTTAACGCCCATAGAATATAAGCTGTTGGTTTTACTGTCCCAAAATGCGGGCAAGGTTCTCACCCACGATTTTATCATACGGGAAATATGGGGAGTCTATACGGATGAAAGCCATACCCTTCGTGTCAACATGGCTAACATACGGAGAAAGATAGAGACAAATCCCGGAGAGCCTCAGTACATCCTTACGGAAATGGGTGTGGGATACCGGATGGCGGAAGAAGTAACGGAAATGCGGGAAGAATGATAAAAGCCGGAGGAGAAGGCATTTGATTGCCTCTTCTTCGGCTTTTTGCGGATAAACGGTTTCCTCATTTTTTCCTTAAGCGGGGATTGTATGGGGAAAGAAGCCGTCAGTTCTGAGGATAAAGCAGCTGGTCGTCATCGATCCCATACAGCACGGAATTAAGGAATTTTCCAGCCCAATATCGTGCCATCCCTAAATTCATGTCAAGGTAATTCCCGCAGTCCCTGGCAGAAGCGCCTGGAACTTCCTCTTCAAAGTCCCGGATGAATTCGTACATTTCTGTAATCAGCGGAACAATGTCTCTGGACTTGTAATCCCCGGACAGCAGAAGGTAAAAGCCGGTGCGGCAGCCCATGGGGCCAAAGTAAAGGACCCGGGAAGCAAAGGTTTCGTGGTTGCGCAGGAAGGTGGCCCCCAGATGCTCAATGGTATGAATTTCGGCTGTATTCATGACAGGCTCAAAGTTGGGGCGGGTCATGCGGATATCGAAAGTGGTGATGACAGAGTCCCCGGCCTGGTCCTTGCGGGAGACATAGATGCCTGGAAGAAGTTTTAAGTGGTTGATGGTAAAGCTGGTTATTTTTTCCATGGTTATCATGTCCTTTCTGAGAATGGTTTTATGGGGTTCATAGTTTTTTTCTTTCTATTGCTAAAATTATAATAAAAAAAACAGCTCCCTGCAAGAGAAAACGTTTCGGCCGGTTATAAAATCGCCTCCCGGATTATCCTTCGGTCTTAGAATAAAATTCCCTTCCTGTCTCATACCATAGTATAGGTTATCAGAAATCGCCTTTCAGATTTCTGTTAAAAGGCAGTGCTTTTACTGCCGTCCATCCGATTATGAAAACATCTTTTTGTTTTCATAATATGAGAAACGGGAAGGAGCGTCATAATGGAAGAATGGTTTCGTTTATCAGAGGATGAAGTCCTTGCAGAGCTTGGCGCAGGCAGGAACGGGCTGGATTCCCGTGAAGTCCTTAGGCGCAGGCAGATATATGGTTCCAATACACTGAAGAAGGCGGAACGCAAGAACGCTTTCCAGGTATTTTTGGACCAGTTTAAAGACTTATTGGTCATCATCCTGATTATAGCAGCAGTGATCTCCATGATATCCGGTGATGTGGAAAGCACGGGAGTGATCTTTGCGGTACTTCTGCTGAATGCGGTGCTGGGGACGGTGGAGCACCAGAAGGCGGAAAAGTCTCTGGATAGCCTTATGGCTCTGTCATCGCCGGCTGCAAAGGTCATAAGAGATGGCAGGAAGCAGGAGATTTTGTCTTCTGAGATCGTGCCGGGGGATATCCTGCTTTTGGAAGCAGGGGATATGGTGGCGGCAGACGGCCGGATTTTAGAAAATTACTCCCTTTTGGTCAATGAAAGCTCTCTCACCGGAGAATCCGTCAATGTGGAGAAACGGACGGGAAGGATCATGGAAAAAAAGGTGCCTTTGGCAGAGCAGGCAAACATGGTATTTTCCGGCTCCCTGGTGGCCTCAGGCAGGGCAAAGGCATTGGTTACAGGGACAGGAATGGATACGGAAATCGGCAGGATCGCTTCCCTCATGAATGACACCGGAGAAAAAAAGACCCCTCTCCAGGTGAGCCTGGACCAGTTCGGAAGCAGGCTGGCGGCAGGAATCCTGTTTGTCTGTGCGGTGGTTTTTGGACTCAGCATTTATCGGAGGATGCCGGTTCTGGATTCCCTGATGTTTGCCGTGGCCCTGGCAGTTGCGGCGATCCCGGAGGCGCTAAGCTCCATTGTCACCATTGTGCAGGCCATGGGCACTCAGAAAATGGCCGGGGAAAATGCAATTATAAAGGATTTAAAGGCCGTGGAAAGTCTTGGCTGCGTTTCAGTCATCTGTTCCGATAAGACGGGAACATTGACACAGAACCGCATGACCGTGCAGCAGGTCTACGTAAACAGCCGCCTTTATCCTCCGGAGCTTTTAAACAAGGAAGTTCCTGTACATAAATATCTGCTGTATGATGCTGTTTTAAACAATGATTCCGCTTATATAGAAGGAAAGCTGATCGGAGATCCCACGGAGGCTGCGCTGGTGCAGATGGCGGAGCGGGCAGGAATGGAAGAGGAAGCCATGAAGTCCTATTACCCCAGGGCAGGTGAGCTCCCTTTTGATTCCCAGAGAAAGCTTATGAGCACCATGCACAGGATCGAGGGAAAGAGAGTCCTGTTCACAAAGGGTGCGGTGGATGTGCTGCTTCCCAGGGTCAGCCATATCTGGACAGGGGAAGGGGTCCGTCCCATAAGGGATGGGGACCGGCAGAACCTGACAGAACAGAACATGGAGTTTTCCAAGCAGGGGCTAAGAGTCCTGACCTTTGCCTGCAGGGAGATGCAAGAGGATGAAAGGCTGACGGAAAAGTCGGAGTCCGGCTATACCTTTCTGGGAATGGCCGCAATGATGGACCCGCCCCGTCCGGAAACCAGGAATGCAGTGCTGAATGCCAGGAGAGCAGGCATCCGTCCGGTGATGATAACTGGAGATCATAAGATTACCGCAGCGGCCATTGCGGAGAAAATCGGCATTCTGGGGGAAGATGATCTGGCGGTCAGCGGACCGGAGCTTGATGAAATGCCGGAAGAGGAATTAAACCGCAGGCTGGAACACATCAGCGTTTACGCCCGGGTTTCACCTGAACACAAGATACGGATCGTCCGTTCCTGGCAGAAAAAGGGCCATATCGTAGCCATGACAGGAGACGGGGTCAATGATGCTCCCGCCTTAAAGCAGGCGGACATCGGAGTGGCTATGGGAAAAATGGGGACAGAAGTGTCAAAGGATGCATCTGCCATGATCCTTACTGATGATAACTTTGCAACCATTATCAAGGCGGTTGCAAACGGCCGCAATGTTTACCGGAACATCAGGAATGCCATTAAATTTCTTTTATCAGGGAATATGGCAGGGATCTTATGTGTGTTATATACATCCTTCCTGGCACTTCCCACCCCCTTTGCGCCGGTGCACCTACTGTTTATCAACCTTTTGACAGATTCTCTCCCAGCTATTGCCATTGGCATGGAAAAGGCGGAAGCAGATCTTTTGGCCCAAAAGCCCAGAAACCCTAAAGAAGGAATCTTAACAAAGCGTTTTGTCTTTCAGATCCTGCTTCAGGGGGCCCTTATTGCGGCCTGTACCATGACCTCCTACCACACGGGACTGGTGACAGGAAGTGAGGCAGCAGCCAGCACCATGGCATTTTCCACCCTGACCCTTGCAAGGCTGTTTCACGGCTTTAACTGCAGAAGCGGCCATTCCATTTTGAAGATCGGCTTTAAAAGCAATTTGTGGAGCATTATGGCCTTTGAGGCAGGGGCTGTTCTTTTGGCGGCCGTGCTGTTCATACCAGGGCTTCATACCTTTTTTTATGTGGCAGATTTGACTGCAAGGCAGTTTATTACCATCTTCATTTTTGCATTTATACCCACGCTTGTGATCCAGGCATTTAAGACCGTAAGAGAGAGCCTTCACTGAGAAAATAATGCCCTTAAATCTTGACATAGTTTTTGGTACATGGTAGTATTAAGTAAATATAAATACATAGCCTAAGAGATGACAGAGCCAGGTGATGAGTGCGGGTAACCGTTCATTTCCAAGGCTCTTTCTTTATTCCTTGAGAAAAATTTAACAAGGGATAAAATCCGGAGGCAATTACTGGAAGGGGAAGGGAATTATGGGAAGATATGTCATTGCCTTAGATCAGGGCACGACAAGTTCCAGATGCATCCTGTTCGATGAGCAGGGGAACATCTGCAGTGCAGCACAAAAGGAGTTTACTCAGATTTTTCCGCAGCCGGGGTGGGTGGAGCATGATCCAATGGAGATATGGTCCTCACAGCTTTCCGTGACCATGGAGGCCATGGGAAAGATAGGGGCCCATTACAGCGACATTGCTGCAATCGGGATCACCAACCAAAGGGAAACCACGGTGGTCTGGGATAAGGAGACAGGGGAGCCGGTTTACCATGCCATTGTATGGCAGTGCCGCAGGACGGCAGACAGGATCGAGAAGCTTAAATCTGACGGCCTGGAGGAGCTTATCATTGAAAGGACCGGGCTCATCCCTGACGCTTATTTTTCAGGAAGCAAGATCGAATGGATCCTGGACAATGCAGAGGGTGCAAGAGAGCGGGCGGACCGGGGAGAATTGCTGTTTGGAACCGTGGACACCTGGCTGATCTGGAACCTGACCAAGGGCTGCATTCATGTGACCGATTATACCAATGCCTCACGTACCATGCTTTTTGACATCCATAAAAAGTGCTGGGATGAAGAAATACTGGAATATTTCCGCATTCCCCGCACCATGCTGCCTGATGTTAAGCCTTCAAGCTGTGTCTATGGCTACACTTCTTCGGATGTGATGGGAGGGAAGATTCCCATTGCAGGAGCGGCAGGAGACCAGCAGGCGGCATTGTTCGGCCAATGCTGCTTTGAGGCGGGAGAGATGAAAAATACTTATGGAACCGGCTGCTTTCTCCTCATGAATACAGGAGAAAAGGCGGTAAAGTCAGAGCACGGGCTTTTGACCACCATAGCAGCCAGTGAACAGGATAAGATTCAGTACGCCCTGGAAGGAAGCGTCTTTGTGGCAGGGGCTGCCGTACAGTGGCTCAGGGATGAGATGCGCATGGTCCGATCCGCGCCCCAGACAGAGGAATACTGCAATGCAGTGGAAGATACGGGAGGAGTCTATGTGGTTCCTGCTTTTGCAGGGCTGGGAGCTCCTTATTGGGATCAGTATGCAAGGGGAACCATTGTAGGGGTGACAAGGGGAACCAGCAAAGAGCAGTTTATCCGGGCTACGGTGGAATCCATGGCTTACCAGGTGTATGATCTGATTGAGGCAATGGAACAGGATTCCGGAATACATTTAAAGGAGCTGAGGGTGGATGGAGGAGCGTGCGCCAACAACTTCCTGCTTCAGTTCCAGTCAGATGTGCTGGATGCACGGATCGTCAGGCCGGAATGCATTGAGACCACTGCCCTTGGTGCTGCGTATCTGGCAGGTCTTGCGGTAGGATACTGGAAGGACCGGGAAGAGATCAAGAAAAACTGGAAGGCTTCCAGGGCGTTTGACAGCCAGATGGAGCTGGAATACCGGAAAAAGCTGGTAAAGGGCTGGAAGAGGGCTGTAAAATGTGCGCTCTTATGGTCTGAGGACGAGTCGTAGAACGTGGAGGGGTAGGATTTGGAAGGTACATATATATTGTTTGGGGGATTTACCTTATCATATGTGATGATTCAGCTGGAATATATGCTGCGGATCATTACTGCCGGCCTTTTGGGGTTTTTGATCGGCAGTGAGAGAAAAAACCGGAATAAATCAGCCGGAATCCGGACCCATGCCATTGTGGCGATCGGCTCATCCCTTATGATGGTGGTTTCCAAGTATGGATTTCCGGACATTCCCACCAGCGACGGGGCCAGGATCGCAGCTCAGGTAGTCAGCGGAGTGGGATTTTTAGGGGCAGGTGTTATTTTTGTCCGGAACAATCTGGTAAACGGTCTGACAACGGCAGCCGGAATATGGGCTACTGCCGGAGTAGGGCTGGCTCTTGGGGCGGGCCAGTACATTGTGGGCATATTGTCAGCGGTTCTCATCATTGTCATGCAGATGCTGACCCACAGGATCAGCTATTTTGCCCAGGTGGCCTCCTGCGGCTGCCTGCGTATGACCATAGCGCAGAAGTCCGGAGCAGTGAAAAGCATGGAGGAGTTTTTAGAAAAGGAAAAGGTAGAAATCTCTTCCGTGAAGATCAACAAGAATAAAAAGGATGAGATCAAGCTGGAATTTGAAGTCATCTATCCGCCGGGCTTTGACAAGGGGGCCTTGTTATCCAAGCTGGCGGAGGAGAATACGGTCATGGCGGTGAGCGAATAGGATGCTCATGGCAGAAAAATCTTGACAATCCCGCAAGGGTTGTGCTAGCATTAAGTCAACAGAATATAAAAACCTTTGAGATGAAAGAGTAAGGGAATAATACGGAGGGATCCGTGTATTTTCCTTACTCTTTTTTATATTATAAAAACAATTTCCACAAATATGGGTGACCATTATGGATATGGAGGAGAAAAACATGAAGGAAATGAGTTACGATGCAGCGATCATCGGCGGCGGCGTAATCGGCTGTGCAATTGCAAGAGAACTGGCCCGCTATGATCTTGGCATCTGCGTCATTGAGAAGGAGGAGGACGTCTGTTCCGGCACATCAAAGTCCAACAGCGCCATTGTCCATGCAGGACACGATGCGGTGCCCGGGTCTTTTAAGGCCAGGTTCAATGTAGAAGGCAACCGCATGATGGGAGAGCTTTCAGAGGAACTGGATTTCTCATTGATCCGGAACGGTTCTCTGGTGCTTTGCTTTTCGGAAGAAGATATGCCTGCTCTGAAAGAGCTTTATGAGAAGGGGATAGAAAACGGTGTCCCCGGCTTATCCATCCTTTCCGGCGATGAGGTGAGGGCAATGGAGCCTAATGTGACGGATCAGGCTGTGGCGGCCCTATATGCGCCTACCGGCGGGATCGTCTGCCCCTTTGGCCTGACCATTGCACTGGCGGAAAATGCCTGTGACAACGGCGTAGAATTTTTATTTAATACTGAGGTGAAAGAAATTCATAAAACAGAAAAGGGCTATGACTTAAAAACCGGAGATGGGATCATCCATGCCTCCTATGTGATCAATGCTGCAGGAGTCTATGCCGATGTATTTCATAACATGGTGAGTGAAGAAAAGATCCGCATCACCGCAAGAAAAGGGGATTACTGCCTGCTGGATAAGGAGGCAGGGACCCATGTGTCCCATACTATCTTCCAGCTTCCGGGCAAAATGGGAAAAGGCGTGCTGGTAACCCCTACCGTCCACGGCAACTTACTGACCGGGCCTACGGCAAGTGATGTGGAAGATAAGGAAGGCGTGAGGACGACAGCAAAGGAGCTGTCGGACATCATGGAAAAAGCTGCCTGGGGAGTGAA of the Lacrimispora indolis DSM 755 genome contains:
- a CDS encoding sensor histidine kinase → MEPLDHRPDPDAILEDILVRRDQRPGRLKIFFGYAAGVGKTYAMLDDAHDRLTSGIDVLVGYIEPHTRPETMQKLHGLPVLPPKTVSYRTMELKEFDLDKALERKPELILVDELAHTNAEGGRNKKRYQDIEELLGAGIDVYTTVNVQHMESLNDMIENITKVRVRETVPDYIFDRAEKIELVDLAPDELLRRLEEGKIYRPERAEAAVQNFFTQENLRLLREIALRCAADKISLENQNERSLSDKMANTKLLVCIGASPSSAKCIRWTARAAEAFHASWTALYVEDIGNEDLTAEQQKTLRSNLDLAEKLGAETVNLTGHDIAVTVSEYAKLSGITNIVVGKSRNKKTLKNLFDMDFEDKLISLLPNIEIHIIPGNTGRRSYKKPKKGVRFETFHFSWGDAIKTFSILVAATLLSYGIRRLDIMNQNIIMVYIFSVLLVSRMTEGYWYGIIASVISVLTFNFFFTEPYFTFNAIQTGYPLTFAIMLLVALITSALTVRIKAEARLAVRREHRTEILYEINKRLLATRGLDRIVALTNDYVVKLFGRSIIFFTVDPEQGEDGEVAQASDDLGASVLNSADEKAVAHWVFLNQKRAGAGTDTLMGAAAFYMPVISQGKVLAVWGVSCKNGTLDHSTRLFLRMIASQVAMALERQQLSDEQRNIMVESEKEKMRSTLLRAISHDLRTPLAGILGASSAIRENGKTLDENTRDSLVANIQEESQWLIRMVENLLSVTRINEDASNLTKSQEAAEEVIGEAVSRVKRRFPQARILVHVPEEFLEVPMDGTLIVQVLINLLENAIKYSPGDSPVEVCLEKEGAWARFQVLDRGRGIPNEDLPHLFTGYRPSESKSADSSRGMGIGLSICKTIVSAHQGSLEAENRKDGGTIFRFTLPLKGSE
- a CDS encoding response regulator, translated to MDMKPMVLIIEDEEAICNFISAILTSNGYQVVKAKTGREGLSLFTSHVPDIILLDLGLPDIDGTEILKTIRQWSKTPVIVVSARGHEREKVAALDFGADDYIVKPFGTWELLARIRTAMRHSPQTAGAEASGEEKVIIGNLEIDYSKRAVYKAGEKIHLTPIEYKLLVLLSQNAGKVLTHDFIIREIWGVYTDESHTLRVNMANIRRKIETNPGEPQYILTEMGVGYRMAEEVTEMREE
- the kdpC gene encoding K(+)-transporting ATPase subunit C produces the protein MKIMKLFRAAAVCFGIMTILCGIVYTAAVTGAAQLLFPDQANGSMIVVTQKDGSQKEYGSEWIAQEFTKPQYLIGRPSGVSNLSPVGKEQQELVSERISRWHSFDPDNKADIPMDLVTASGSGVDPHISPDAAEYQVARIAAARNITEDQVRSIIRTYTKGRFLGFIGQPAVNVLQVNLALDGLLKPEKVV
- the kdpB gene encoding potassium-transporting ATPase subunit KdpB; translation: MEKKSIDKSIFYDALKQSFVKLSPRVQVKNPVMLVVYIGGVLTGVLYFLSFAGLKDENSGYTLTISLILWFTVLFANFAEAIAEGRGRAQADSLRSAKKDVKAKKLSSPANTDDYTEVLSNTLKKGDVVYVKAGEQIPMDGEVIDGAASVDESAITGESAPVIRESGGDRSAVTGGTTLVSDWLVIEVTAEAGESFLDKMISMVEGASRKKTPNEVALQILLITLTIIFLVVTAALRPFTGFASLQAGGGSAISITNVIALLVCLAPTTIGALLSSIGIAGMSRLNQANVLAMSGRAIEAAGDVDVLLLDKTGTITLGNRQASEFLPVGTVTERELADAAQLSSLADQTAEGRSIVVLAKERFGIRGRELSALGAAFVAFTAKTRMSGIDYQGNEIRKGAADTIKAYVLEKGGRYPEECEKLVKHVAEAGGTPLVVAKNHQVMGVVYLKDIVKNGVKERFEDLRKMGIKTVMITGDNPMTAAAIAAEAGVDDFLAEATPEAKLALIRDYQAKGHLVAMTGDGTNDAPALAQADVAVAMNTGTQAAKEAGNMVDLDSSPTKLIDIVRIGKQLLMTRGSLTTFSVANDVAKYFAIIPVLFFGIYPQLSALNFMGLTSAKSAMLSAIIYNGLIIIALIPLALKGVKYRELPAEKLLKRNLLVYGLGGICAPFLAIKLIDMILTACGLA
- a CDS encoding S-ribosylhomocysteine lyase, which translates into the protein MEKITSFTINHLKLLPGIYVSRKDQAGDSVITTFDIRMTRPNFEPVMNTAEIHTIEHLGATFLRNHETFASRVLYFGPMGCRTGFYLLLSGDYKSRDIVPLITEMYEFIRDFEEEVPGASARDCGNYLDMNLGMARYWAGKFLNSVLYGIDDDQLLYPQN